In the Jatrophihabitans endophyticus genome, one interval contains:
- a CDS encoding MerR family transcriptional regulator translates to MRIGELSRQTGASPRALRYYEEQGLLVPERSSSAQRHYAAAAVDRVILLRRLYAAGLTSRTIASLLPCVDAPSPAVTREAVGLMRREHTRLGDQIAELTTTRDQLAYLIDAAQAYHDGQTTDPTCEGTGSSAA, encoded by the coding sequence ATGCGGATCGGTGAGCTGTCCCGGCAGACCGGCGCCAGCCCGCGAGCGCTGCGGTACTACGAGGAGCAGGGGTTGCTCGTCCCCGAGCGCAGCTCGAGCGCGCAGCGCCACTACGCCGCCGCCGCCGTCGATCGGGTGATCCTGCTGCGCCGCCTCTACGCCGCCGGCCTCACGAGCCGCACCATCGCCTCGCTGCTGCCCTGCGTCGACGCCCCGTCACCGGCCGTGACCCGCGAAGCCGTCGGGCTCATGCGGCGCGAGCACACCCGCCTCGGCGATCAGATCGCCGAGTTGACCACCACCCGCGACCAGCTCGCCTACCTGATCGACGCGGCGCAGGCCTACCACGACGGCCAGACCACCGACCCGACGTGCGAGGGAACGGGGAGCAGCGCCGCCTGA
- a CDS encoding SDR family oxidoreductase, with protein MDIEGSVALVTGANRGLGRRFTEQLLERGAATVYGAARDPGSITTPGVRPLTLDLLDPRSIEDVAAAAPDVDLLVNNAGISAYQNLVRGELSEIRREMDTHFFGTLGVTRAFADVLARNGGGAVVNLLSALSWFSWDGATSYAAAKAAEWSLTNATRVELAAQGTQVVGVHLGAADTDMMAGYDGPLLDPADVVRIALDGLAAGEVEVLVDDWSRTVKAGLAEDPGAFYASIAAATG; from the coding sequence ATGGACATCGAAGGATCGGTCGCGCTCGTCACCGGAGCGAACCGCGGCCTGGGTCGCCGGTTCACCGAGCAGCTGCTCGAACGCGGCGCCGCCACGGTCTACGGCGCCGCGCGCGATCCGGGGAGCATCACCACCCCGGGCGTCCGGCCCCTCACGCTCGACCTGCTCGATCCCCGCTCGATCGAGGATGTCGCCGCGGCGGCTCCCGACGTCGACCTGCTGGTGAACAACGCCGGCATCTCGGCCTACCAGAACCTCGTCCGGGGGGAGCTGAGTGAGATCCGGCGCGAGATGGACACCCACTTCTTCGGCACGCTCGGCGTGACCCGCGCCTTCGCCGACGTCCTCGCCCGCAACGGCGGTGGGGCCGTCGTCAACCTCCTCTCCGCGTTGTCGTGGTTCTCCTGGGACGGCGCGACCTCCTATGCCGCGGCCAAGGCGGCGGAATGGAGCCTGACCAACGCCACCAGGGTCGAGCTCGCCGCACAGGGCACGCAGGTCGTCGGCGTGCACCTCGGCGCGGCGGACACCGACATGATGGCCGGCTACGACGGCCCGCTCCTCGACCCGGCCGACGTCGTCCGCATCGCGCTCGACGGACTCGCCGCCGGCGAGGTCGAGGTGCTGGTCGACGACTGGAGCCGGACGGTCAAGGCAGGACTCGCCGAGGACCCCGGGGCCTTCTACGCGTCGATCGCCGCGGCCACCGGCTGA
- a CDS encoding S53 family peptidase: protein MTDSRIPFTGSLRQWWDDATVVGALAPATTVEATLVLRRRAEPDAAAFGGAPLRREELAERFGADPADLDAVRAAVEGAGAEVVSADAATRLVRVRGEADALGALFGTTLREVRLAGGGSARQPAGELAVAGPLADPLVAVLGLDDRPQARARYRVARADAAVTSYTPPQLAEVYGLPEGDGAGHTIAVVELGGGFGQDDLDAYFGGLGLATPSVTAVGVDGAENQAGQDPDGADGEVLLDIEVAGGIAPAAAQVVYFAPNTDDGFLDAVTQAAHATPAPTAMSISWGQSEDQWSPQARDAMDQAFADAALLGVTVTVAAGDDGSSDRQADGNPHADFPAASPHVLGCGGTTLQLDLAGRVGSEVVWNDGGQGGSTGGGVSTAFALPDWQAGVGVPAGPAGKAGRGVPDVAAVADPQTGYQVLVDGRRSTIGGTSAVAPLWAGLVCRLAQATGRPLGLLQPTLYAGVQPDAPAAGFRDITQGSNGVYRAQPGWDACTGLGVPDGPALLQVVDGAG from the coding sequence ATGACCGATTCGCGCATCCCGTTCACCGGCAGCCTGCGGCAGTGGTGGGACGACGCCACCGTCGTCGGCGCGCTCGCGCCCGCCACGACCGTCGAGGCGACGCTGGTGCTGCGGCGGCGGGCCGAGCCCGACGCCGCGGCGTTCGGCGGAGCGCCGCTGCGCCGGGAGGAGCTGGCCGAACGCTTCGGGGCCGACCCGGCCGATCTCGACGCGGTGCGCGCCGCGGTCGAGGGGGCCGGCGCCGAGGTGGTGTCGGCCGATGCCGCCACCCGGCTGGTACGGGTGCGCGGCGAGGCCGATGCGCTCGGCGCCCTGTTCGGCACGACGCTGCGCGAGGTGCGTCTCGCCGGTGGCGGTTCGGCGCGGCAACCCGCCGGCGAGCTCGCCGTCGCCGGCCCGCTGGCCGACCCGCTCGTCGCCGTGCTGGGGCTCGACGACCGGCCGCAGGCGCGGGCGCGGTACCGCGTCGCCCGTGCCGACGCCGCGGTCACCAGCTACACCCCGCCCCAGCTCGCCGAGGTCTACGGCCTGCCGGAGGGGGACGGTGCAGGCCACACGATCGCCGTCGTCGAGCTGGGCGGCGGCTTCGGTCAGGACGATCTCGACGCCTACTTCGGCGGTCTCGGGCTGGCCACGCCGAGCGTCACCGCGGTCGGTGTCGACGGCGCCGAGAACCAGGCGGGGCAGGACCCGGACGGCGCCGACGGCGAGGTGCTGCTCGACATCGAGGTCGCCGGCGGCATCGCCCCGGCCGCCGCCCAGGTCGTGTACTTCGCGCCCAACACCGACGACGGGTTCCTCGACGCCGTCACCCAGGCCGCCCACGCCACGCCCGCACCGACGGCGATGAGCATCAGCTGGGGGCAGAGCGAGGACCAGTGGAGCCCGCAGGCCCGCGACGCGATGGACCAGGCCTTCGCCGACGCGGCGCTGCTGGGCGTGACCGTCACCGTGGCCGCCGGCGACGACGGCAGCTCCGACCGGCAGGCCGACGGGAACCCGCACGCCGACTTCCCGGCTGCGAGCCCGCACGTCCTCGGCTGCGGTGGCACCACGCTGCAGCTGGACTTGGCCGGGCGCGTCGGCAGCGAGGTCGTCTGGAACGACGGCGGCCAGGGCGGCTCCACCGGCGGCGGGGTCAGCACCGCGTTCGCCCTGCCGGACTGGCAGGCGGGCGTCGGGGTGCCCGCCGGCCCTGCCGGAAAGGCCGGGCGGGGCGTCCCCGACGTCGCCGCGGTCGCCGATCCGCAGACCGGCTACCAGGTCCTGGTCGACGGCCGGCGCAGCACGATCGGGGGCACCAGCGCCGTCGCCCCGCTCTGGGCCGGGCTGGTCTGCCGGCTGGCGCAGGCGACCGGGCGTCCCCTCGGCCTGCTGCAACCCACCCTCTACGCCGGCGTGCAGCCCGACGCCCCCGCCGCCGGCTTCCGTGACATCACCCAGGGCAGCAACGGCGTCTACCGTGCGCAGCCGGGTTGGGACGCCTGCACCGGTCTCGGCGTCCCCGACGGTCCGGCCCTGCTCCAGGTGGTCGACGGCGCGGGATGA
- a CDS encoding LLM class flavin-dependent oxidoreductase, translated as MKPGTAEPLPPTPLSVLDLAPVAEGTGPTEALQATIAHARRADELGLSRFWVAEHHSMPGIASSAPAVLIGAIAAATERIRVGSGGVMLPNHAPLAIAEQFGTLAALHPGRIDLGLGRAPGSDQLTAHALRRGQDLAADNFPEELGELACFLADDFPADHPYRDRVVSVPAPEQQPPLWLLGSSLFSAELAGMLGLPFAFAHHFAGTHTLPALERYRSAFREGGLLTKPYAMVTVQAVCAPTDEEADRLALPSALSFLRLRQGNPGKLPTAEQAAAYPWSPAEQHFVLQRRDGQAIGSPQTVAASLRRLLADTEADELMITTQVYDLADRIRSLELVRGLFDDAPLGLQQG; from the coding sequence ATGAAGCCAGGAACGGCGGAGCCGCTGCCGCCGACGCCGCTGTCCGTCCTCGACCTCGCGCCGGTCGCCGAGGGCACCGGCCCGACCGAGGCCCTGCAGGCGACGATCGCGCACGCGCGTCGCGCCGACGAGCTCGGCCTGAGCCGGTTCTGGGTCGCCGAGCACCACAGCATGCCCGGCATCGCCAGCTCGGCGCCGGCCGTCCTGATCGGCGCGATCGCCGCGGCGACCGAGCGCATCCGGGTGGGTTCGGGCGGCGTGATGCTGCCCAACCACGCACCGCTCGCGATCGCCGAGCAGTTCGGCACCCTCGCCGCGCTGCACCCCGGCCGCATCGACCTCGGCCTCGGCCGCGCCCCGGGCAGTGACCAGCTCACCGCCCACGCCCTGCGGCGGGGGCAGGACCTCGCCGCGGACAACTTCCCCGAGGAGCTCGGCGAGCTCGCCTGCTTCCTCGCCGACGACTTCCCCGCCGACCACCCCTACCGCGACCGGGTGGTCTCGGTCCCGGCGCCCGAGCAGCAGCCGCCGCTGTGGCTGCTCGGCTCGAGCCTGTTCAGCGCCGAGCTCGCGGGGATGCTCGGGCTGCCGTTCGCGTTCGCGCACCACTTCGCCGGCACGCACACACTGCCGGCCCTCGAGCGGTACCGCTCCGCGTTCCGCGAGGGCGGCCTGCTCACCAAGCCGTACGCGATGGTCACCGTGCAGGCCGTCTGCGCGCCCACCGACGAGGAGGCCGACCGGCTCGCGCTGCCGTCGGCGCTGTCGTTCCTGCGGCTGCGGCAGGGCAACCCCGGCAAGCTGCCGACGGCCGAGCAGGCGGCGGCGTACCCGTGGTCCCCGGCCGAGCAGCACTTCGTCCTGCAGCGCCGCGACGGCCAGGCCATCGGCTCGCCGCAGACCGTCGCCGCCTCGCTGCGGCGGTTGCTCGCCGACACCGAGGCCGACGAGCTGATGATCACCACGCAGGTGTACGACCTGGCCGACCGGATCCGGTCGCTGGAGCTGGTCCGCGGCCTGTTCGACGACGCCCCGCTCGGGCTGCAGCAGGGCTGA
- a CDS encoding glycoside hydrolase family 3 N-terminal domain-containing protein: MRAAAVVLSAVAVVALAGCSGSDGDGAPNTTPATSAPTTAGATTTPPGTPTPAPTSTPASTPASTSTPATAAQRALARMSLRQRVGQLVMIDCPSTGVAPATRTALTRYDVGSVILDGTSRAGASATRGVTRELSSLAGDRVGLLVATDQEGGLVQRLQGEGFDRIPSGTVQGQRSATALRRDAARWGAQLRDAGVNVNLGPVLDVVPAGGGANPPIGDLDRQYGSTPRVVTSHGLAFAKGMADAGVDPVVKHFPGLGRVSGNTDVAAGVTDTVTEADDADLGPFRAAVAAGVPFVMMSTAIYRRIDPGTPAAFSTRIVTGLLRERFGFRGVVVSDDIGAADQVAAYPPGERAVRFVRAGGDIALSVVGSDAGPMTTALLAEARSDASFRKLVDAAVLRVLQAKQARGLVH; the protein is encoded by the coding sequence ATGCGTGCCGCCGCCGTCGTCCTGTCCGCCGTCGCGGTCGTCGCGCTGGCCGGCTGCTCCGGCTCCGACGGGGACGGGGCGCCGAACACGACCCCGGCGACGTCCGCGCCGACCACCGCGGGGGCGACCACGACGCCGCCGGGGACACCGACCCCCGCACCGACCTCGACACCTGCGTCGACCCCGGCGTCGACCTCGACCCCGGCCACGGCGGCGCAGCGCGCGCTCGCGCGCATGAGCCTGCGGCAGCGCGTCGGGCAGCTGGTGATGATCGACTGTCCGAGCACCGGCGTCGCCCCGGCGACCCGGACGGCCCTCACGCGCTACGACGTCGGCTCGGTCATCCTCGACGGCACCAGCCGCGCCGGCGCGTCGGCCACGCGGGGCGTCACCCGCGAGCTGAGCTCGCTCGCCGGGGATCGGGTCGGCCTCCTCGTCGCCACCGACCAGGAGGGTGGGCTCGTCCAGCGGCTGCAGGGCGAGGGCTTCGACCGCATCCCGAGCGGCACCGTGCAGGGGCAGCGGTCGGCGACCGCATTGCGCCGTGACGCGGCGCGGTGGGGGGCGCAGCTGCGCGACGCCGGCGTGAACGTGAACCTCGGCCCGGTCCTCGACGTGGTGCCCGCCGGTGGCGGCGCGAACCCGCCCATCGGCGATCTCGACCGGCAGTACGGCTCGACGCCGCGCGTCGTCACCTCGCACGGGCTGGCGTTCGCGAAAGGCATGGCCGACGCGGGTGTCGACCCGGTGGTGAAGCACTTCCCCGGCCTCGGCCGCGTCAGCGGCAACACCGACGTCGCGGCCGGCGTCACCGACACCGTGACCGAGGCCGACGACGCCGACCTGGGCCCGTTCCGCGCGGCCGTCGCCGCCGGGGTGCCGTTCGTGATGATGTCGACCGCGATCTACCGGCGCATCGATCCAGGGACCCCGGCCGCGTTCTCGACGCGGATCGTCACCGGGCTGCTCCGCGAGCGGTTCGGCTTCCGCGGCGTCGTCGTGAGCGACGACATCGGTGCCGCCGACCAGGTCGCCGCGTACCCGCCGGGCGAACGCGCGGTGCGCTTCGTGCGGGCCGGCGGCGACATCGCGCTGTCGGTCGTCGGCAGCGACGCCGGCCCGATGACGACGGCGCTCCTGGCCGAGGCACGCTCCGACGCGTCGTTCCGAAAGCTCGTCGACGCCGCGGTGTTGCGGGTCCTGCAGGCCAAGCAGGCACGCGGACTGGTGCACTGA
- a CDS encoding methyl-accepting chemotaxis protein, with protein sequence MIGAVRRVRIGWRLGLCFAVVSALLGAAVAVGLGTLSSAQDRANHLARLQQLAHQIDTIKFFDADVSGWQVAYLGDAARLGGPKSVDPTSENRAGYLKDKQDLLALLRRIDVGAMTAADRTTFRELRSEVDTFFAVDDRIVALLRRNEQTAASKVTVDDSYPVYYKVLALTDKTIQATSARVAQAVADGRSATTHARSVMLAVFGLALVLAGLLVTLVTASIVRPVRAAGDQLRRLAGRDLAVPGPARAADTVDAAAGHDEITDMSRALHDAVAGLRETVSTIVASSRSVEGAAAQVGTVADDLNTVSVATSARAREAASASQDVTGEVAAVAAGTVELGGAIDEIARSASQATDVASRAVDAAGGASVLIEKLATSSREVAEIVEVITSIASQTNLLALNATIEAARAGESGKGFAVVAGEVKDLAQETAKATESITSRVGDIQTDTAAAVAAISRISEVIAEVNSFQTIIAAAVEEQTAATRAIEASIGAAATGTQVVADNVDRVADATGESARSVDAARRAVGDLGSASAQLQRIVGSFTL encoded by the coding sequence ATGATCGGCGCAGTACGCAGGGTCCGTATCGGCTGGCGACTCGGGCTGTGCTTCGCCGTCGTGAGCGCGCTGCTCGGGGCCGCCGTGGCCGTGGGGCTGGGCACGCTGTCGTCGGCCCAGGACCGTGCGAACCACCTCGCCCGGCTGCAGCAGCTCGCCCACCAGATCGACACCATCAAGTTCTTCGACGCGGACGTGTCGGGCTGGCAGGTCGCCTACCTCGGCGACGCCGCGCGACTCGGCGGCCCGAAGTCGGTCGACCCGACCTCGGAGAACCGCGCCGGCTACCTCAAGGACAAGCAGGACCTGCTCGCCCTGCTGCGCCGGATCGACGTCGGCGCCATGACCGCGGCCGACCGGACGACGTTCCGTGAGCTGCGCAGCGAGGTCGACACCTTCTTCGCCGTCGACGACCGGATCGTGGCGCTGCTGCGCCGCAACGAGCAGACCGCGGCCAGCAAGGTCACCGTCGACGACAGCTACCCGGTGTACTACAAGGTCCTCGCGCTCACCGACAAGACGATCCAGGCGACGTCCGCCCGCGTCGCGCAGGCCGTCGCGGACGGTCGTTCCGCCACGACGCACGCCCGCTCGGTCATGCTCGCCGTGTTCGGTCTCGCGCTGGTGCTCGCCGGCCTGCTCGTCACGCTGGTCACCGCCAGCATCGTCCGCCCGGTCCGGGCCGCAGGTGACCAGCTGCGCCGGCTGGCCGGCCGCGACCTCGCCGTGCCGGGCCCGGCCCGCGCAGCCGACACCGTGGACGCCGCTGCCGGTCACGACGAGATCACCGACATGTCGCGCGCCCTGCACGACGCTGTGGCGGGGCTGCGCGAGACGGTGTCGACGATCGTGGCCTCGTCGCGGTCCGTCGAGGGCGCCGCCGCCCAGGTCGGCACCGTCGCCGACGACCTCAACACCGTCTCGGTCGCGACCTCCGCTCGGGCCCGCGAGGCCGCGTCGGCCTCGCAGGACGTCACCGGTGAGGTCGCCGCGGTCGCCGCCGGCACCGTCGAGCTGGGCGGCGCCATCGACGAGATCGCGCGCAGCGCCTCGCAGGCCACCGACGTCGCGTCCCGCGCCGTCGACGCCGCCGGCGGGGCGAGCGTGCTCATCGAGAAGCTCGCGACGTCCTCGCGCGAGGTGGCCGAGATCGTCGAGGTCATCACCTCGATCGCCTCGCAGACCAACCTGCTCGCCCTCAACGCCACCATCGAGGCGGCACGCGCCGGCGAGTCGGGCAAGGGCTTCGCCGTCGTCGCGGGCGAGGTGAAGGACCTGGCGCAGGAGACGGCCAAGGCCACCGAGAGCATCACCAGCAGGGTCGGCGACATCCAGACCGACACCGCCGCCGCCGTCGCCGCGATCTCCCGGATCAGCGAGGTCATCGCCGAGGTCAACTCGTTCCAGACGATCATCGCCGCCGCCGTCGAGGAGCAGACCGCCGCGACCCGCGCCATCGAGGCGAGCATCGGTGCCGCCGCGACCGGCACCCAGGTGGTGGCCGACAACGTCGACCGCGTCGCCGACGCCACCGGCGAGAGCGCCCGCAGCGTCGACGCCGCGCGCCGCGCCGTCGGCGACCTCGGGTCGGCCTCGGCCCAACTGCAGCGCATCGTCGGCAGCTTCACGCTCTGA
- a CDS encoding helix-turn-helix domain-containing protein, translating into MGESGLRGDPGADLRADPRVAAAPHATRHDAGPAAGPAERLWGRLGASMRAMRTAAGLSLRQVESETGTGRGTLSQIETGKARPNRAVVEWYDTVLGADGLLLSVFAEARGAYATAGHRDARRRAVPGDAMVVTDPALPHGLLLDPGAVVAAAWTLHNIGVVPWSGRRLVRVGAHAAPGLPASARDAPVPACGPGERVRVEVAIRLPVLPGSFAAYWHLGDEAGRDCTPAGAELPCVLLVVAAGLRA; encoded by the coding sequence GTGGGCGAGTCAGGGCTGCGAGGGGATCCGGGTGCCGACCTGCGCGCGGACCCGCGGGTCGCGGCCGCGCCGCACGCCACCCGTCACGACGCGGGGCCGGCGGCGGGCCCGGCCGAGCGACTGTGGGGTCGGCTCGGAGCGTCGATGCGGGCGATGCGCACGGCCGCGGGGCTGTCCCTGCGCCAGGTCGAGAGCGAGACCGGGACGGGGCGCGGGACCCTGTCGCAGATCGAGACGGGCAAGGCCAGGCCCAACCGTGCCGTGGTGGAGTGGTACGACACCGTGCTGGGTGCCGACGGCCTGCTGCTGTCGGTCTTCGCCGAGGCGCGCGGCGCCTACGCGACGGCCGGGCACCGGGACGCGAGGCGGCGCGCCGTCCCCGGCGACGCGATGGTCGTGACCGATCCGGCGTTGCCCCACGGCCTGCTGCTCGACCCGGGCGCCGTCGTCGCGGCGGCCTGGACGTTGCACAACATCGGCGTCGTGCCGTGGTCGGGGCGCCGGCTGGTGCGTGTCGGCGCGCACGCGGCGCCGGGTCTGCCGGCGAGCGCGCGTGACGCCCCCGTCCCGGCGTGCGGACCGGGGGAGCGGGTGCGGGTCGAGGTCGCGATCCGGCTGCCGGTCCTGCCCGGCAGCTTCGCCGCCTACTGGCACCTGGGCGACGAGGCCGGCCGGGACTGCACCCCCGCCGGTGCCGAGCTGCCGTGCGTGCTGCTGGTGGTGGCTGCCGGTCTCAGAGCGTGA